A genome region from Gardnerella vaginalis includes the following:
- the fmt gene encoding methionyl-tRNA formyltransferase — protein MVLPILFAGTPEVSVAPLRALAQDKEHFDVRAVLTRPDAPTGRGRKIVPSAVKKAAIELGIPVLEVNPSDEQECIRALKSTGAKLAAVVAYGKILRQSVLDALPLGWYNLHFSLLPQWRGAAPVQRAIWAGDDITGATVFKITRGMDEGPILAQMTTEIGAHETAGDLLMRLSNDGANLLCSALIGMESGQIIPVEQDPTPCQIAQKITVEDAHIRFDIPAFAIDRQIRACTPNPGAWCNLHAYCEDSQIISLHVLSCALAKDEDIALHNLSELKPGQIFAGKRNVWVGSASGVLELLEVKAQGKKAMKAADWARGAHLSQESYLD, from the coding sequence ATGGTGCTACCTATTTTATTTGCTGGAACACCAGAGGTTTCTGTTGCGCCATTGCGTGCTTTAGCTCAAGATAAAGAGCATTTTGATGTTCGTGCTGTTCTTACGAGACCTGATGCTCCGACAGGCAGAGGTAGGAAAATTGTTCCTAGCGCTGTTAAAAAAGCTGCGATTGAACTTGGAATTCCTGTTTTAGAGGTTAATCCTAGTGATGAACAGGAGTGCATAAGAGCTTTAAAGTCAACTGGCGCTAAACTTGCTGCCGTGGTTGCTTATGGAAAGATTCTTAGACAATCTGTTTTGGACGCTCTTCCTCTAGGATGGTACAACTTGCATTTCTCGCTTCTTCCACAGTGGCGAGGGGCAGCTCCTGTTCAGCGTGCGATTTGGGCTGGAGATGATATTACAGGTGCCACTGTTTTTAAGATTACGCGTGGAATGGATGAAGGACCTATTCTTGCACAAATGACTACAGAGATTGGCGCTCATGAAACAGCTGGCGACTTACTTATGAGACTAAGCAATGATGGTGCAAATCTTCTTTGCTCTGCTCTTATTGGGATGGAATCTGGTCAAATTATTCCTGTTGAGCAAGATCCTACACCTTGCCAAATCGCGCAAAAAATCACTGTTGAGGATGCTCATATTCGTTTTGATATTCCAGCATTTGCAATCGATAGACAGATTCGTGCTTGCACGCCAAATCCTGGAGCTTGGTGTAATCTTCACGCTTATTGCGAAGATTCACAAATCATTAGTTTGCATGTTCTTTCTTGTGCATTGGCAAAAGATGAAGATATTGCATTACATAATCTAAGCGAGCTTAAGCCTGGGCAGATTTTTGCAGGCAAGCGAAATGTTTGGGTTGGTTCTGCAAGTGGTGTTCTTGAGCTTTTAGAAGTTAAAGCGCAAGGTAAAAAGGCTATGAAGGCTGCAGATTGGGCAAGAGGAGCGCATTTAAGTCAAGAGTCCTATTTGGATTAA
- the serB gene encoding phosphoserine phosphatase SerB: MTKILELKNRRLINAPSLQKPGLLVLDVDATLIEEEVIDLLGDIAGVGSNLAYITSKAMKGEIDFDTSLKLRVSMLKGLECTCFKKAIESIHVTSGAKKLIDTLHSFGWKIGAVSGGFNNVLDDLLPNLNIDFWVANNLEVVDSKLSGKVIEPIVNRQYKAKALINWARKNNIDISQSVAIGDGANDIDMIKTAELGIAFCAKQSLKTQAKKSIDTRDLSLVLDLLN; encoded by the coding sequence ATGACTAAAATACTAGAGTTAAAAAACCGAAGATTAATCAATGCTCCTTCATTGCAAAAACCAGGACTTCTTGTTTTAGATGTTGACGCCACTCTTATTGAAGAAGAAGTGATTGACTTACTAGGAGATATTGCTGGAGTCGGGTCAAATTTAGCATATATAACTTCTAAAGCAATGAAAGGAGAAATTGACTTTGACACATCGTTAAAACTAAGGGTTTCAATGCTAAAAGGACTCGAATGCACTTGTTTTAAAAAAGCTATTGAAAGTATCCACGTAACCAGTGGAGCCAAAAAACTTATAGACACATTACATTCCTTTGGATGGAAAATAGGAGCAGTTTCTGGAGGATTCAATAATGTTTTAGATGATTTGCTGCCAAATCTAAACATAGATTTTTGGGTAGCAAACAATCTAGAAGTAGTAGATTCTAAGCTAAGTGGGAAAGTTATTGAGCCTATAGTAAATCGTCAATATAAAGCAAAAGCATTGATTAATTGGGCGAGAAAAAACAATATTGACATTAGTCAAAGCGTTGCGATTGGAGACGGCGCTAACGATATCGATATGATTAAAACAGCCGAATTAGGCATAGCATTTTGCGCAAAACAATCTTTAAAAACCCAAGCTAAAAAAAGCATAGATACGCGTGACCTAAGCCTAGTTTTAGATCTACTAAACTAA
- a CDS encoding inositol monophosphatase family protein, translated as MAGMNLRDVALEVARILEDVGKHAYQDQLNPRDMASMMVLGDPNQSDSAFGDKLVRFIENRLTYINTFQGFWRNRPDDCKTGDRFWCVGNIDGAINFNRDMAEWTLTVSLFEFNDQGSARPVLGVVHAPALGLTYLAAKGQGAIRIRKTPNGEKREKITPSTTSTLHGSVVCYGMSYIPGESKRALDVVSSLEEECPADIKRIGPASLDLCKVADGTYDAYFEPHLHRWDIPGVSAGAVVVKEAQGHVRQWNGDSIHWRRENDVIASNGLINKELQNYLR; from the coding sequence ATGGCAGGTATGAATTTAAGGGATGTAGCTCTTGAAGTTGCTAGAATATTAGAAGATGTTGGTAAACATGCATATCAGGATCAGCTTAATCCTAGAGATATGGCAAGTATGATGGTTCTAGGTGATCCTAATCAATCTGATTCAGCTTTTGGAGATAAGCTAGTACGCTTTATTGAAAACCGTCTTACTTATATAAATACTTTTCAAGGATTCTGGAGAAATAGACCAGATGATTGCAAAACAGGTGATCGTTTTTGGTGTGTAGGCAATATTGACGGTGCTATTAACTTTAACCGCGACATGGCTGAATGGACCTTAACTGTTTCACTTTTTGAGTTTAACGATCAAGGCTCTGCTAGACCTGTTCTTGGTGTTGTTCATGCACCAGCTTTAGGGCTTACATATTTGGCTGCTAAGGGTCAGGGTGCTATCCGTATTCGTAAAACTCCTAACGGAGAGAAGCGAGAGAAAATCACGCCTTCTACAACATCAACATTGCATGGCTCTGTTGTTTGCTATGGAATGTCTTATATTCCAGGTGAATCTAAAAGAGCTTTAGACGTTGTTTCTTCGCTTGAGGAAGAATGTCCAGCAGATATTAAACGTATTGGTCCTGCTTCGCTTGACTTGTGCAAAGTGGCAGATGGTACTTACGACGCATATTTTGAGCCACATCTTCATAGGTGGGATATTCCAGGTGTTTCAGCTGGTGCCGTTGTTGTTAAAGAAGCACAGGGGCATGTTCGACAATGGAATGGTGACTCAATTCATTGGAGACGCGAAAATGACGTTATTGCTTCAAATGGTTTAATAAACAAAGAGCTTCAAAACTATTTGCGATAA
- the ppgK gene encoding polyphosphate--glucose phosphotransferase has protein sequence MIDTAQAFGVDIGGSGIKAAPVNLEKGEFAEPRYKILTPAVSTPQAVADIVRQQLEHFDVPAGVPVGIAFPAPIKPGKKLEFMANLDQSWIGVDVTEVFSEACGRPVTVVNDADAAGLAEQHFGAAKDKDGLVIATTLGTGIGTALIYNGTLIPNTELGHIQLEKGKGDAEKYAASSVREKLDMGYKKWAKRLTKYYGLMEKYFNPDLFVVGGGVSRVSEKFLPHIDIKTPIVVASLHNEAGIIGAAYYAMQQRNN, from the coding sequence ATGATTGACACTGCACAAGCATTTGGCGTAGATATTGGTGGCTCTGGTATTAAGGCAGCACCAGTTAATTTGGAAAAAGGCGAGTTTGCAGAACCGCGATATAAGATTCTCACTCCAGCGGTTTCCACACCTCAAGCTGTTGCAGATATTGTTCGTCAGCAACTTGAGCATTTTGATGTTCCTGCAGGTGTTCCTGTTGGAATCGCTTTTCCAGCTCCTATTAAGCCTGGAAAGAAGCTTGAGTTTATGGCGAATCTCGATCAGTCTTGGATTGGTGTGGATGTTACAGAAGTGTTCAGTGAAGCTTGCGGTCGTCCTGTTACCGTAGTGAATGATGCTGATGCTGCTGGTCTTGCCGAGCAACACTTTGGTGCTGCAAAAGATAAAGATGGCTTGGTTATTGCTACTACGCTAGGCACTGGAATTGGCACAGCATTGATTTATAACGGTACTCTTATTCCTAATACAGAGCTTGGTCATATTCAGCTTGAAAAGGGTAAGGGAGATGCAGAAAAGTATGCTGCTTCTTCTGTTCGCGAAAAGTTAGACATGGGTTATAAAAAGTGGGCTAAGCGTCTTACTAAGTATTATGGTTTGATGGAAAAGTACTTTAACCCAGACTTGTTCGTTGTTGGCGGCGGTGTTAGCCGTGTTAGCGAGAAGTTCTTGCCTCATATCGATATTAAGACACCTATTGTGGTTGCGTCTTTGCATAATGAAGCTGGTATTATCGGTGCAGCTTATTATGCAATGCAGCAAAGAAACAATTAA
- a CDS encoding pyridoxal phosphate-dependent aminotransferase — protein sequence MRFSSRVDVSEPNPIILAQRVAISKGIKLTKLNDSNPTVHGLSPECLNAKYTADPRGPVEVRRILANFINHRDNRIDQNIVNKKGSSAKALNPDNLYVLSSTSQAYAWLMMLMCDCGDSVLAPTPGYPLIESIARLQGVKSIPYPLVYDGSWTIDIPRVKELLENTYNRIRALVLINPNNPTGSYIKPQEREALLQLCNKNNVAIIADEVFYDYCLEPFDGNCRLAGEESTLVFALDGFSKMLAAPHAKVGWIEVSGPSQDVQDAMKRLDVIADDFLPIGATVSERIPELLQCAKEQTDLVQNRVMSNLKTLRTILANYSNCCVSALRAEGGWNILIRVPSCLDDDDLALRLMQDYHLVSQPGYYFDMPNNGYLALSLLPEEKQFVYGVKALLDTVHTMLEELN from the coding sequence GTGCGATTTTCTTCAAGAGTTGATGTGAGTGAGCCAAATCCAATTATTCTGGCTCAACGTGTTGCTATATCTAAAGGTATTAAACTTACAAAACTTAACGATTCAAACCCAACAGTACATGGTCTTTCTCCAGAGTGCTTAAATGCAAAATATACTGCTGATCCTAGAGGACCTGTCGAAGTTAGGCGCATTCTTGCTAACTTTATAAATCATAGAGATAATCGCATAGATCAAAATATTGTAAATAAAAAGGGTAGTTCAGCTAAAGCTCTTAATCCAGATAATCTATACGTATTATCATCAACCTCTCAAGCATACGCATGGCTAATGATGCTAATGTGTGATTGCGGTGATTCCGTTTTAGCTCCGACTCCTGGATATCCTCTTATAGAATCGATTGCAAGACTCCAAGGCGTAAAATCTATACCTTATCCGCTTGTTTATGATGGCTCTTGGACTATTGATATTCCTAGGGTTAAAGAACTTTTAGAGAATACGTATAATCGTATTCGTGCACTTGTTTTAATAAACCCAAACAATCCAACAGGATCTTATATAAAACCTCAAGAAAGAGAAGCATTATTGCAATTATGCAATAAAAATAATGTGGCAATTATAGCTGATGAAGTTTTTTATGATTATTGTCTAGAACCTTTTGATGGAAACTGTAGGTTAGCAGGTGAAGAATCTACGCTAGTTTTTGCTTTAGATGGATTCTCAAAGATGCTTGCAGCTCCGCATGCAAAAGTTGGATGGATTGAGGTTTCGGGTCCTAGTCAAGACGTACAGGATGCTATGAAACGCCTTGATGTTATTGCTGATGATTTTCTTCCAATTGGTGCAACTGTATCAGAAAGAATTCCAGAATTATTGCAATGTGCTAAAGAACAAACCGATCTTGTTCAAAACAGAGTGATGTCGAATCTTAAAACTCTTAGAACAATTCTCGCAAACTATTCAAATTGTTGTGTTAGTGCATTGCGTGCAGAAGGCGGATGGAATATTCTTATCCGTGTTCCATCATGTTTAGATGATGATGATTTAGCTTTAAGACTTATGCAAGATTATCATCTTGTTTCTCAGCCTGGCTATTACTTTGATATGCCGAATAATGGATATTTGGCATTATCTTTGCTGCCAGAAGAAAAACAATTTGTGTATGGTGTTAAAGCGTTGCTAGATACTGTTCATACAATGTTGGAAGAATTAAATTAA
- a CDS encoding beta-carotene 15,15'-monooxygenase, which produces MRPTARLANFTLQHIFYVLRAPLAILLLIALFECTVGNIPFWNSVTGSTDSMFAHNATGPGIERLSSGGLLITDPSESYLEVNSDGSSPYIQLKPSLITPKKIGKNPVKTDVHVRIDVNKIAGKPLSTNPRAISFAMLPVPDQAIGVKSTLRLWIQHPKGDVVDVEDAKANVRAPFSWNWGRVFLLIVVSILISLWNPWSKLWKIKLNTKSINQRLLLTLFWTPFLLIAIFAIFWNVFNGIPMHFDVAGNYTYDFDQYARTADALLKGKTHLDLPVPPQMQKLPNPYDPIERNNLLSDCVHNIYWDHAYYKGHWYSYFGVIPVVLFFIPYKIISNLWIPGGAMLPTTIATFICLIGFLIFGSLLVIRLIKRVNPQATLACVSICLTLFFITSNTVYLWFRTSFYSVPMAASLFFTSLGLWFYLGSIKDEETTKTHKIVEQLKPSSIVSFKHIAAGSLFIAFNLGCRPTFIIAFLFAIPLFYTHFYSYIKNLIISDKKSIENLKNLLKLILCIIIPFIIVAIPIGLYNALRFGSPFNFGNEYQITITDMTTMRLPSQNIIPSILSYIALPIRFISTFPWIAIQPIAFEKWQYAEPMIGGMFTLSPLALLGIICVFTMARNMSKTAARLAIISVISGTIVIVFDSLKAGIGWRYIADFAWLFALSAIIGINSLLQKYADITVCDTWKTKTLCYLLRFVICGLLFFSIAIAFLSWFVPGREDSILRFNPQMWHTVRCWFTLI; this is translated from the coding sequence ATGAGACCAACAGCTAGACTTGCTAATTTTACGCTACAACACATTTTCTATGTTCTTCGCGCTCCTTTAGCAATCTTGCTGTTAATAGCATTGTTTGAATGCACTGTTGGGAATATTCCATTTTGGAATAGTGTTACTGGCAGCACAGATAGTATGTTTGCACACAATGCAACTGGTCCAGGTATTGAAAGACTTTCTTCTGGAGGACTTTTAATTACCGATCCTTCGGAATCTTATTTAGAAGTTAATTCCGACGGATCTTCGCCGTATATTCAGCTTAAGCCTTCACTAATTACTCCGAAAAAAATTGGCAAAAATCCTGTTAAAACAGATGTACATGTACGAATTGATGTTAATAAAATCGCTGGAAAGCCTTTGAGCACCAACCCTAGAGCCATTAGTTTTGCTATGCTTCCAGTTCCAGATCAAGCAATTGGAGTTAAAAGCACTCTTAGATTATGGATACAACATCCTAAAGGAGATGTTGTAGACGTTGAGGATGCTAAAGCAAATGTTAGAGCACCTTTTAGCTGGAATTGGGGTCGCGTTTTTCTTCTTATAGTCGTTTCAATTTTGATTTCTTTGTGGAATCCTTGGTCTAAATTATGGAAAATCAAACTTAATACAAAAAGTATTAATCAAAGGCTTTTACTCACTTTATTCTGGACACCTTTCCTTTTGATTGCCATTTTTGCAATATTTTGGAATGTTTTTAACGGTATTCCAATGCATTTTGATGTTGCTGGAAACTACACTTACGATTTTGATCAATATGCACGTACAGCAGACGCTCTACTTAAAGGTAAGACACATCTTGATTTACCTGTTCCGCCGCAAATGCAAAAATTACCTAATCCGTATGATCCAATTGAAAGAAATAATCTTCTTTCTGATTGTGTACACAATATTTATTGGGATCATGCGTATTATAAGGGTCATTGGTATTCGTATTTTGGTGTAATTCCAGTTGTTTTATTCTTTATACCGTATAAGATTATATCTAATTTGTGGATTCCTGGTGGAGCCATGCTCCCTACAACAATAGCCACTTTCATATGCTTAATTGGATTTTTAATTTTTGGCTCACTATTGGTTATTCGTCTAATTAAACGCGTTAATCCTCAGGCAACTCTTGCCTGTGTATCAATTTGTTTAACCTTATTCTTTATTACTTCAAACACCGTTTACTTGTGGTTTAGAACATCCTTTTATTCAGTTCCAATGGCCGCATCATTATTCTTCACTTCACTTGGATTATGGTTTTATCTCGGGTCTATTAAAGATGAAGAAACTACAAAAACGCACAAAATAGTGGAACAATTAAAACCATCATCAATAGTATCGTTTAAGCATATTGCAGCAGGATCATTGTTTATTGCTTTTAATCTTGGTTGTAGACCAACTTTTATAATCGCTTTTCTATTCGCAATTCCGCTATTTTATACTCATTTTTATTCATATATTAAAAATTTGATTATTAGTGACAAAAAATCTATAGAAAATCTTAAAAACTTATTAAAACTAATTCTTTGCATAATTATTCCATTTATAATAGTTGCAATACCAATCGGATTATATAATGCTTTAAGATTTGGGTCTCCTTTTAATTTTGGCAATGAATATCAGATTACGATTACAGATATGACTACAATGCGTCTTCCTTCGCAGAACATCATTCCTTCTATCCTAAGTTATATAGCTTTGCCAATACGTTTTATATCAACTTTCCCTTGGATAGCAATTCAGCCTATTGCTTTTGAAAAATGGCAATATGCCGAGCCGATGATTGGTGGAATGTTTACATTATCTCCACTGGCATTACTAGGAATTATATGCGTTTTCACAATGGCTAGAAACATGAGTAAAACCGCTGCAAGATTAGCTATAATATCTGTAATTTCTGGCACAATTGTTATTGTTTTTGACAGCTTAAAAGCTGGTATAGGATGGCGATATATTGCGGATTTTGCATGGCTTTTCGCTTTAAGCGCAATAATAGGTATTAACTCTTTGCTACAAAAATATGCTGATATCACAGTATGTGACACTTGGAAAACGAAAACATTATGCTATTTACTGCGATTCGTTATTTGTGGTCTTCTATTTTTCTCCATAGCAATAGCTTTTCTAAGCTGGTTCGTACCAGGTAGAGAAGACTCAATACTACGTTTTAATCCTCAAATGTGGCATACTGTGAGATGCTGGTTCACATTAATCTAA
- a CDS encoding ABC-F family ATP-binding cassette domain-containing protein: MAIDAQGLTIQIGARTLLNPTDFHVTKGDKIGLVGRNGAGKTTLTRVITGEMLPAGGTVRVSGGLGYLPQDTHAADPEQSALDRIMSARDISSIVSRIRKAEKEMTNPDPDIMTKAMNRYDKAIEDFEKAGGYAVQSEAISMANSLGLPQEIMKQALGTLSGGQRRRIELARILFSDADTLILDEPTNHLDADSIIWLRNYLKKFSGGFLVISHSTELLDEVVNKVWHLDAQLAQIDMYSMGWKAYLHQRVVDEERRRREREVAEKKAERLMKQGIRLHAKATKAVAAQNMMRRAERLLNETSEAQSREKVADIRFPEPTPCGRTPIMAEDISKAYGSNIVFAGINLAIDKGSRVVILGYNGAGKTTTLRILAGEESADTGIVNYGHGCKIGYFAQEHDTLDLDATVLENLQHVAPDLNDTQARSMLGSFLFSGDDAMKPAKVLSGGEKTRLALATLVTSKANVLLLDEPTNNLDPASRDEILKAIAKYEGAIVLVTHDEGAVLALNPERVLLMPDGDEDLWSDDYLDLVAEE, from the coding sequence ATGGCTATTGACGCACAAGGATTAACTATACAAATTGGTGCGCGTACGCTATTAAACCCTACCGACTTTCATGTAACAAAAGGCGACAAAATCGGCTTAGTTGGAAGGAATGGAGCTGGAAAAACAACTCTTACACGAGTAATAACAGGAGAAATGCTCCCTGCTGGCGGAACCGTACGAGTAAGCGGTGGATTGGGGTATCTACCACAAGATACTCATGCAGCAGACCCAGAACAAAGCGCATTAGATCGAATCATGAGCGCTCGCGACATTTCGTCAATTGTATCTCGTATACGAAAAGCAGAAAAAGAGATGACGAATCCAGATCCAGATATTATGACGAAAGCCATGAATCGCTACGACAAAGCCATTGAAGACTTTGAAAAAGCTGGTGGATACGCTGTGCAATCGGAAGCAATATCGATGGCAAACAGCCTTGGGCTTCCACAAGAAATTATGAAGCAAGCTCTTGGAACTCTATCTGGCGGTCAACGTAGACGAATTGAACTTGCACGAATACTTTTCTCCGATGCAGACACGCTGATTTTAGATGAGCCTACTAACCACTTAGATGCAGATTCTATAATTTGGTTGAGAAACTATTTGAAAAAATTCTCTGGTGGATTCTTAGTGATATCACATTCAACAGAATTGCTGGATGAGGTTGTAAATAAAGTCTGGCATTTAGATGCACAATTGGCTCAAATAGACATGTATTCAATGGGTTGGAAAGCATACTTACATCAACGCGTTGTAGACGAAGAACGCAGGCGCAGAGAACGCGAAGTGGCTGAAAAAAAGGCTGAACGCCTTATGAAACAAGGTATTCGTTTACATGCAAAAGCAACTAAAGCAGTGGCAGCTCAAAACATGATGCGTAGGGCTGAACGACTGTTGAATGAAACAAGCGAAGCACAAAGCCGCGAGAAAGTAGCAGATATTCGTTTTCCAGAACCTACTCCTTGTGGACGAACACCTATTATGGCTGAAGATATTTCAAAAGCTTATGGATCCAATATTGTATTTGCAGGCATAAATTTGGCTATAGATAAAGGTTCAAGAGTTGTTATTCTTGGATATAACGGTGCTGGTAAAACAACCACTTTGCGTATTCTAGCTGGAGAAGAAAGTGCAGATACTGGCATCGTAAACTATGGGCATGGCTGCAAGATTGGCTATTTTGCTCAGGAACACGACACTTTGGATTTAGATGCTACAGTATTAGAAAATCTTCAGCATGTTGCTCCAGATTTAAACGACACTCAAGCAAGATCTATGCTAGGAAGCTTCCTATTTTCTGGAGATGACGCAATGAAGCCAGCTAAAGTGCTTTCGGGAGGCGAAAAAACTCGTCTAGCCTTGGCAACTCTTGTAACTTCAAAAGCAAACGTGCTTTTGCTCGATGAGCCTACTAACAATTTAGATCCAGCTTCTAGAGATGAAATTCTTAAAGCCATTGCAAAATACGAAGGCGCTATTGTATTGGTTACTCACGATGAAGGAGCAGTTCTTGCGTTAAACCCTGAACGAGTCCTTCTTATGCCAGACGGTGACGAAGATTTGTGGAGTGATGATTATCTTGATTTGGTTGCGGAAGAATAG